The genomic interval TGCGAATTTGACCAGAGAgccactgcggctgctccaACATTTTCTGTGGCCCCTCCCTGACCTCCTTGCCAAAGCCCAAGaccacctccgctgcgtTGCCGCCGGCTGACACGACTGGCGGGGCAATGGTGAGTTGAATGGTCGTCTTCGTGAGGCCGTCGCTGCGGGCGAGCGTGAACTGCATCGACTTTGTGTTTGGCTGCTTCAAAAATGCCTCGGCTTCGCCAGCGTAGTTGCGCGCCGCGTTGATGGCCGTGTACATCGACTGCTGCTCCCGCTCcgagaggagaaaggagtAAATGTTTTGCCCCACTACCTCGTCTGCAGAGTAGCTCATTAGCCTCTCCAGCACTGAGTTCCAGTAGATGATGAGGCCGTCCTCGCGGAGAGCCAACACAGCCACGTCCTTGCCCGCGACTGGCGCAAAGGGgaaccgcagcagccccaTTGACAGCTGGTCCGAGTCCCCCGCTGCCTGCCTGCGTTGCCCATGCGCGTCAGCACCACCCTTGGCCGTTGAGTCGCTGTTGGAGGCACCACACTTGCCGTGGAGCAGCGCTAGTGGTGCGCTTAGCAGCACCTCTCCGTGTGGATTGGTGACCCCGATTGCCGTCCACTCATCATGCGAGGCGACGCGCCGATGCTTGCGCGACGACTCGATGCGGTTGAGCTCGCTGCGTACACTCTCGTTCGCCACCTCAGAGACGTAGTACTTTTCGTAGGTAGAGGAGGTTGCGACGAACTCCTTCAGGCGGTCTTGTATAGGCCCGATAATGAGCTCGAAGTGCTCGCGACTAATACATGCCGTCCGAACCTCGCGAGACGTAGCCACAACGTCTGCCACAGTGAGGTGGTTAAAGAGAAACTCGAGCTCGCCGACGACGTCACCGGCGCGCAGGCGTACTACTTCGACTCGACGACCACTGTTCCTCCCAATCACCTTTACCTCACCCTCGACGATGAAGTGCATGTAGTTGCCAGGCGAGCCGAAGCGAATGATTGTCTTGCCGTGCTTGTAGACCCGCGTCTCGAGCGCCTCGGCAATCTTCATCCGCTCAAAGTCCGGCAGGCCCCGCAGGAAAGGCACGCTCATTGTCAGCTTCTCAAAtctgcgccgcttctgcaGTGAGCTTGACATGACAGCGCGGTGGTAGCTCGCCTCGTCTAGCGTGTAGAGTACGCACCGCGTCACACACCGGATCGTTGCCGCGCACATGGCCTGCTTGTACATGAGCTCCAGCTCGCCAAAGGTCCCGCCCGGCTGCAGCGGGCCGAGCGACTTGCCGTTCTTAATGGCTTCGCATGTGCCCTCGCTGACGAGGTAGAGCTTCTCCGTCGTGGGCTGCCCCTGCTCCAAGATGGCCGCGCCAGCCGCATGTATCTCCTTGTCCATAGCCTTCAGGACGGCCTCAAGGGTGTCTGCCTcaagggaggagaagctgtggcagcggtgcagtagccgacgcagctgctgttccTCCGCCGCAGTCTTGGGCACAACGCGTAGGGGAGGCGGTGCCGTGGCCGGCGCATCACCACTAATGATGTCGAATGGCGACGTGTACGGCGCCGCCGATACCGCGGCACGTCGACCCTCGCTTTGGATGCAAGTTGGAAGTTCCGGCAGTTCGCGCAGCAGTGGGTCGTCAAGCAGCGTCGCGGTCGTTTCACTAAATTGAGACGCGCTGGTCGCCATGAAGGCTGACGGGGGATTATCGTGCTGCTTCGACATCTGCAGTTCCTCCTCACGCGTGCCGGCAGACGTGTgggagctgaaggagacgTCCATTGGGCCACCCAGGCCGCGTGCGGACTGGTTGTACAGGCCCCTATTCTCCAATGGCTGCGCCAACGATGGGCAATCTTGCGCGCTGGGCGACGTCGTGCGTCGCCGCGAGCGCAGAAACGAGAGACCAGCGAACCCCTCAAGGCTGGTGGCCTCTCGGCGCGACAGGACACTGGAGCGCCGACCCTGCGTCATGCTCATCGAGGTCACCGTGCTCTGcgacgcgtgtgtgtaggacTCTACGTCGTGCGACGACTCCGTACATATCGTGGTACTGACATCCACCGGCGTCTCGCTTGTCTCCTGCGTCTCCAACGCGTGAGCGATACGCATCAGCGTTTCTTCGGTGTCAACATCACGGAGCATGTGAATGATGTGTTCCTTGAGAATAGCGTTGTTCTCTGTAGGGTTCAGCAGGCTCGTGAACTCTGCCAACGCGATGGAGCCGTTGGTGAGAAACggtccttcctctccctcattcACATCGCCTCCATCAGTGTCATTGCCACCGCGCAAGttcgacgacgccgacgcgcTGATGAGTGCAGTTTCGGTTACAGGGGGTGTGGCAGAGCTTGATGACAAGTCATGTGAGGACCTAACGATCACTGGCGCGGTGAAAGTGGCGGAAGCTGTGCTCGTCGTAGCCGCTGCGAGCGTGGGGACCACCCGCACTACCACGGAGAGAGGCGCTAAGGGGGGCGGTGACACAAGCCCTGAGCACTTCGTGCTTTCCGACTCGAACGGCGACGTTTCtgcgcactgcagcagcggtgcattAGCCGTATCACGACCTGCGTCACCCGTCGCCTCActcgcctgctgctgctgctctccactGAAGCTCCGTCCAGCAGGGTCCATCGCTCCACTTGCCTGTGTGGGCTCAGGGTACAAGTCTATGTTGACCGTAAagcagaagggagaggagaaggaccCAGGCCGAGAGTCAGCTAGGCggggcgagaagagaaactgAACGCGCCACTCACCTGATGtggtgagaagagagagtgagagagaaaataaaATGAGCGTCGCCTTCACGGATCCCCAACAGCAAAAGTGAGCTACAGACGCACACCCTCACCCAGAGATTTCGGAGACGCAGacacagcgagagggaaagagggagagacgccTTTGCCGAAGATAGAACAACAACGacagcaagaagaagaaagcacACGAAGCGGGCAGCACGAGGGGTAGTGGGGGCGCGGGTGCTGAGGCACACAGCGGCCAAACCGTACTGGCTGGAAGACAGACAGAAAAGAAATCGGGACAGGCCCGAATAGGGaggcgtcgcgcagctcgGCGCTGACGACGTGGCGGGACACActcagagagaaaggggaacgactggcacacccacacacgcacgcacaaggGAGTCCGTTccagtgagtgagtgagtgagcgtgtgtgtgtgaggtggAAGTGAGTAGGGCAAGCACGCCCACAGATACCGACTCACCAACAGCTGCAGTTCTACCGTGTTTCGCTCACACAGCTATTCCAACACCCCCACTCGTAACTATACACAAACGCACGGACTCGTGGCAGCCGCACCAGTGAGGCAGTGCGAGCCTGAGTTGCCAATGATCCTGTACACGAACTGGTGTGTAGCCACTGATTTAGGTCTCGACGACCACACCTAAtcgcgtctctctttctcttgttgtGCGCACACAAGGGCCCAGGGGACGGGGTAAGAACAGCCGCCGCAGATGATAAGGGCCCGTCAATCTTCTTCGTATGCCTTCCACGAATTCACTCTACGTTCGTATGGCTGCCTGCGTCGTTGCAAAGTCGCGGAGgagtgcagcgcggcgggttttttttctctccttttggTAGGGCTGTTGCTGGCACGACTACACCTACACggagggcgtgtgtgcgcctcttctcgaGCTGCTGGGTGAGACCGCTTCGAGTGTTTGGCTttaccctccccctttttcgtGGTTTGTTTGgttctctccgtctctcgcGACGCCCGTCTGttctgcagcggcacacagGAGAGCGGAGAAGAGCAATCACAAGTACGCAtgggtgggcagcagcagcagcagcaatgataccgcgtgtgtatgtgtgtgtgtgtggggggggggaggagggaggcgaaaagagagacagtgGCGGGTGCAGATGTGAAagcagtggaggagaaggcgaatGGTGGCTTACGTGAGCGTGCTGGACCGTCATCACAGCGAGACATGAGGGAGTTTCACCCTCCTTCCCACCGCCACAGTACTGGTATCAAGAGATAGAaagtgagcagcagcacggaatgtggggggaggggctggctggcgcagcgagagagagagacacccacacccaggTGACACACAGTCTAGGTGTCTGTTGGCACCGCTCAAGACGTCCGTCGCTCGTGTGCTCGTGTCCCCTTCGTTGCTTctgcctccttttctctcttttactTGGTGAGTAGAGGTGAGGCGAGTgcacagcggcacacacacacacacacacacacacacacacacacacgcgagctGGAGGGGACGGATGGGGTgcgtgcacgcgcgtgtgtgtgccgctgtgtgtgctgctgtgcattgACGGCAACAGTGGCCAAAGACAAAGTAAAAGAAAAATCAAAAGGACGCAGGCAGACGCGGAGGAGAATGGGCAAAGTGGGATGAAGACAGCGACACCTCGTTCTCTCATCCATGCAttctcctctgtgtgcatgtgtcgGTACCACTTTCCTGAGTTCTCTGCCTTGCGCAGGGCTCCGTCTGCTCATTTACTCACACCACATTCCTTGTCCCCACAACCAAGCGGCTCGCTATGCGGCATGACgagagacacccacacccgcagaGATACGGTAGTGGCGTGCAAGAAGAAAGCGCGGGGGAGGCGGGAGAGCAAATAATGGAAGCTGAGATAAAGGAAGacgaagggggggggcaagagGTGCTTCAGACTCCACGAGAATGAaggtgtgtggaggagagagagagagaggcgccctCTGTCACACACGTCATAGCTCGAGAGGTGCCGCTTGGCTTAGTCGAACAGACCGAAGCCCATGTCatcgtccgcctcctcctcgggctcctccttcttcgccgcggcggccgccggggctgcagcacccgcagcaggagcagcgccgcccgcagcggcaccagagCCGGCCGCCGGCATCGCGCTCATCTTCGCGGCACCCTCCGCCATCAGCGCGGCCATGTCGCGTCCAGCAACGCTCTCCATCACAAAGGAGAGGGTATCCTTCTCGACATCGATGTGGACGGCCCTGCAGATCGCCTCCACATCCGCCTGCGACGGGGACGCCTTGCTCAGGGAGGCCAGAGCGTACGCGGCGAGGTACTTCGTGGACATGGTGGAGAGTGGGAGGCTGAGTAGAATCAAAACGGAAAGCTGTCGTCAGAGCCGAAGCACGGGTGGTAGTTCACGATGGGGGTAtgcatgggtgtgtgcgtgcgcgttgtGTGGTGAGCAGAGATGCGTgacgggggagagggtgaaagAGATCGGTAGAGTTTGGAGATGAAGAGCAGTAGGACAGGCTCGTATAGAGGCATCCATGGGCGCAGAGACACCCATGCACCATGAAGGAGGCATAATGAGCCAGCGATGCGATGAGGGCGAGGCCACAGgtgaaaaaggggagagggggagagacgtCTCACCGGTGTCACACtgacaggagagagagagagggagcatCGGCTTGGCCCAAGCAGAGGAAggcccagcagcaggcaggGTGTGGGACACCCAGGCGCACATGAGCGTCTGCCCACcatcctcccccctttttttttaccaccaccgccatcacaTCGTCACTTCTTTCCCAAGACAGCTCTGGccactttctctttcactcgtTTGCTTTCGGCGCTGCAATCTCCTCCACAGTCCAcctctccgccccctctcACAGCTCcgtctttttctcctttcgctATCAGCTGTACGTATGCTCTTCGTGTTCTCGCTACGATTGCTCGTTTTTCGTGTCCTGCATTTGTACGTATTGACgtcacagagcgagagagagagagagagagagtggacgtaggggagggagggctgTGTGACACGCCGCTGAAGGGCTCTCTACGCTAACGTCATCATCCATCCGTGCGCTCCTCACTCTTGATGGGTCCCACAACGCCGTTATGCGATGGAGTACTCGTTTGTTAGCCGAcaaggcgagggagggagagaccaACACCCGCAGACAGGCACTTCAACACGCACGCGGGCCCCAACCCGAAGAAACTCCGCCGCGACCACTCACAactccccttctcccatcTCAAACACGCGAGGTGTCGCTTGGCTTAGTCGAACAGACCGAAGCCCATGTCatcgtccgcctcctcctcgggctcctccttcttcgccgcggcggccgccggggctgcagcacccgcagcaggagcagcgccgcccgcagcggcaccagagCCGGCCGCCGGCATCGCGCTCATCTTCGCGGCACCCTCCGCCATCAGCGCGGCCATGTCGCGTCCAGCAACGCTCTCCATcacaaaggagagggtgTCCTTCTCGACATCGATGTGGACGGCCCTGCAGATCGCCTCCACATCCGCCTGCGACGGGGACGCCTTGCTCAGGGAGGCCAGAGCGTACGCGGCGAGGTACTTCGTGGACATGGCGGAGAGTGGTGTAGAAGACAAgcaaacgagagagggagggtgtgaGGAGAGACTTGAGAAGCTGAAGATGAACCGCACTGGAGCATATAGGGTGGGTAGAGtcacgaagagagagagagagagtagcgGGTGCAGACGGTGCCAAGGGCCGATGGAGTatgatggtgatggtggtgggagtAGGTGAGCATGCCAAGCGGTAACAGAGCGATGGCACAGtaagggaagaagagggggtggcgacGACGTGGGAAGGGAGCacgaaggagagcgaaaaagggCGGAAATGCATGAGCAGAGACGTGGGAGAGAAAGCGGGGCAGTTGAGCAGCGTGCGCGCGGAGAGGATCATCGACTACGTGCgctgtcccctcccccttcccctccactGGAGGCATCGACGTCCAACGCacgaggagaggaggtggcaggaaggagacggaggcgcGGAGTCGACCGAGGCAAGGTGACATCGCGGGGTGCTTTGTGCGCAGTGGAGCATCTCGCACCTTTCGCTTGATTCAGTCTCTACTTCTCGCCCTCCCTTGTgtggcttttttttttggggtgTCATTATTCATCTCTGTAGGGGGACAAGAGCAACGGCACCGCACCACCGACTCCCTTCATGGTAATCGCCATCGttggcgagagggagagggagggggaagacagCGCACTGGTGCGGCACACACCGGCATACGCAGGAAGAAGACGCACACCACACAGaagacgaggcggcggctaACGTGCGGACGGTCAACGAGCGgcgagcaacagcaaaaatgGAGCACAGcgggagcagcgccgtgagAGCGCAGAGACACAGCGGAGAAACAAGAGGAGTATCCGCCGCCTGGGCCAGACATCACAGCCACCACTGTCATtggagaggggtggagaggaaagggagttGAATGCCCCCCCCGCCCATGCGCACTTCAGCTGCGTTACTCCACTCCGGCCAACATACTTGGTGGGGTGCTGAGAAAGTACTCTACGAGAGCTAGGGCGTCGTCGCTCTCCTGTTGCAGTTGCTGTCGCACCTGCTGGTCAACGCCGCCTccctgctgcagccgagCAGGAATGGCCCCCTGCGCATCGGTCGGGCGGCCAATCAAGACGGCGCTGAAAATGTGTGCCAGGAGGGGCGCGTCAAGCTCGTTGTCGGAGTTGTTCACCGGCCTCAGGAGATAGTTCAGCAACGACAAGACGTAGAGCCACACATTCGCGTGCATCGTCGGCAGCTGACGCAGGAACTGCAGCGGGGCCTTACCCTTGGCACGGCCCGCGGCGAGGGCAGCGGTATACTGCGCATATGGCACCACGGGCTCGCGCAGGTTCTTGAGAAAGGCCAAAAGACACTCTGCGGCGCAATGCACATCTGTGTCCactggcagcgccgcgttCTTCGtgtccagcagctccatGATGTGACGGCACACCTCCTTGTTGGTGGAGCGGGTGAAGAGGCCCGGCTCGCgtgggtgctgcgcgatgacGTAGACGAGGTACCACAGCTCCTTCGGCACGTGTGGCCGCACCTggcgcaccacctcttcAAAGTCCGCCTTCTGCGCGTATGCCTCCACGCACGGCGTGTCCTGTAGAAGGGCGATATTCTCCAATGCGTTGCCGAACACGCTCGGGCTCAGTACACACTGGCACTCGACAGCCTGCACTGGGCCGTTGCGGCAGCAAAACAGCAATACAGAGCTGAGTTCAATACTGCCGCGGCCCTGGTACGGGCGCCAGGCGGCCATCCACAGCGTGCAGCGCGGGTGAAAGGCTGTCTCGATCTGAACATCCTGTGACTCCCCTGGAAGAATGGCGAGCTCCTGCGGGGTGACGCGCAACCAGCTGCCTTCCGAGTAGTCCCCCTCGCGTTGCCGCACCACCCGAACGACAGCGACACAGTTGCCGTTGTTCTGCACAGTGACCACCTCCTGCGTCCCGCAGTTGTGGAAGCACTGAGCCTGAAAGTTCACCTTCGACATGCTCAGGGATATCTTCGCACTCGATGCCTGCGCCAAGCCGATGGTGGCAACCTTTTCCCGCAGCGACGATACTATCTGCGCCTTCTGCGCCGGCACCTCCACGCTCACCGGGATCCGTGCGAGCGCCTGCACAGGTTTGTGGTCGCTACTGCGCACCTCCATGAGGGCGGAGATGCGGTCTAGTCGGATGCGAGACTCCATCGACTTGCGACGCGACCACACACATATGCGGTCCGTGTAACTGGGGATGCGGCGCTTCTCGCTTGTGTCGTAGACATCGGTGCCAATGTCGAAGCGGTACGTGGGCATGTGCGTTGGTGTGAAGTTGATGAAGTTCAGCCATGGCGTGTGCGGGTTCTTCATTTCGGCTGCCAGCTGGTCGTGCACCAACAGCTCGCTGAACTGCCCAGAGTTCGCTAGATGCACGGCAGTCTCGTACGGGAGTCTTAGGCGGTAGTTCAAGTCTCCGGCCACGATGATGATGTCGTGGTCGCGAGGGTAGATCTCGAGAAAGGCGGACTCATCGATTGGTGCGTTGGGGCTGGCACTCATCTGCGTCTCGGCGCGACGGGCAGCGTTGAAGTCCATGCTCCTGAAGATGGTGTTGATGTCTTCGTTGCGTTTGCTCACATTGTCATGCCCGGCCGCCAAGTGGGCCGTAATGACGCAGATGGacgtgcggtgcagcacaaGGTGAAAGCCGACGGCGCCTTTGTTTCCCATAGAGCCCAGGGCCCCTGTGGCCACCGTCGCCATGCTGAACTCCGACACGgcggacagcagcggccgacGGATGAacacgcagagaagcagacCGACGAGCTGCTTTGGCGGAAAGGCGTAGTACGGAGaggcgcctgcgccacctgACGAAGATgttgcagtgctgctgctactgtcgGCGCCGATTGCCGCGTTCAGTCCAGCTACCCACGGCGAGGCCGCCTCCGTCTCTTGCTTGAAGAGCGCTGTCGCACTCATGTCCACCTCCTGCATGCCGACGACGATCAAGTCCGTCGGCCGCGCTGGTGCGTCGTctgtgccaccaccgctgctggtgagGCAGACAAGACtggtcagcggcagcacgggTTTCTTGCATCCGACATTAAAGGAggtcacgcacacgctcaagTCCTCTACCGTCGTGTAGTTGACCTCGTAATAGCCGATTTCCCGCTGCACCCACGCGTCCGCGGCCATGGCAGGAtcggcagtggcggaggcTCTCGCGTTTGGCGCGAGAAAGCCAAATGCCGTGCGCTGGCGGAAGATGTCTTCCACGTTCTGCCACTCCGGGTTAGGGAAGGCACGCGGGAGGCCGGGGTACATGGCTGCTTGCGTGTTTGAGTttgagagagggcgagggtgATGAATTGCAGGTGGCGATACTGTCAATGATGGTGGCGCAACGAGAGAActcgagggagggagggagggaggggaggagaggcgatgAGTAATGCGTGGCTGCCAACCGCGATGGACGACTGACGGTGCATGTGCACCTAACAAGGACAGTATGCAGGCGTGTGGGCACAGGAaagggagtggggagagagacgccacaATTGTTGGGCTTTGGCCACctcgcaccctcccccctcattgttttcctttgtgcagctcttcactccgtgcagctgcgcctgcgctACTTCATCAACctgtgcggcagcgacgcctccCCAACGCAGCAGTGTGAGCTGAACACGACTGCACCTCTGCGAGCCGCATTTGCACGTTGCCCCgtgcgaaggaaaagaaaaagggcgCATGATGAGCACACCCTGCACGAGTCGAGGCGGAACACTGTGTGAGATGGACCAACacggttgttgttgtggtgggggtggtggttcAGCTTATTGTGGCGGTgtcgcgccgccgcagcagaggcgtgcgACTGGCGCACGTCATTAGCgacgcaagaagaagagcgcagagagggaggggcggagactgaggaggaggaggaggggggaaacgGGAGCGTATCTCTGCACTACTCACACTCAGACGGCGCCGACGCACCGCAGACCTGTGACGTGCAAACCGTTACCAGGATGACCACCAACAGATGAGTCACCCTTTACCCTCCCCcatcttcctctccctctcctccagtCCTCCGTGCTCCGAgcatctctcttcctcagACCCAACAACAGCAAGGGGGAAGAAGCGATGAGGAGGTAGCAACAgccccagagagagagcgactcGATGACACGCTTGTTTAATGTGCTGGGGAGGGAGCAGCAAGCAAGCGAATAAAGTAAGGACGGGGtgggagggcgggggggggggaagcgccACCTCTGGATTTGCTTCCAGCTGCCGGTGTGCGCGTTGATACATACAAAGAGGGCGACCCCCATGAGCGCTCCCACACGTTCCGTTGCACGAATGCCGACTGTCGCTCATTACGCCGCCCTGGTCGGCTTCTTTCTCTtagcggcagccgctgtgCGGGGCTTGTACCAGGCGTTACCCTCCGCATCCACCCTGTGCCAGCTCGGCGCCGGGCcgtggtgcggctgcagcgtaACCACGCTGTCTGCATCCCCGGCAGTGGCATCACGGTCgcactcgccgctgccgccaagCACTTTGGTGATGGCGTCCATCTGCGCTGGCGTCAGCGAATGTGGGAAAACAACGTTGATGCAGACGTACAGCTTCCCCTTCTTCAGATGCGCCGCACCGGCCGccgagccgctgccgtcaccgctCTCAtcggccgccgcgccgccatTCGTTTGTGCCTTCAGCGGCATACCCTCGTTTTCCACAACAAAGACGTGGTGTGAGTCGAAGAGAAAGTGCGGCACGTTGTCctcccgcagcggcggtgccagaCGCACCACACGGCCGTCGAGTAGCTCGACAGGGATCGAGAAGGCGTCGCGGAAGAGAGACCAGAGCGGCAAGCGACAGTTTGAAAGTAGAAGATCGGTGCTGTTCAGGCGGTGATAGTGGGGATGGGGCAGCTGcacaacgacgacgagtATATCGCCGGCGGCGTCAAAGCCAGGCAGCTCATCACCCTGGCCGGGGTAATTCAACGCGTCGCTATCTTCCGCGCCTGGCGCAATCGTGACTTTgatcttcttctcttcctcaacAACGCCTCGGGGGAGGGTGCCGGATAGCTGCGCACGCTGGTGCGCATCGTAGATAGGTCCACATCGTGCACATGGGAACTGGATCGGGAGCTTGCCGAGGCCTTGGCAGCGgtcgcagcggcactgctggtACGTCATGAGGCCGCCGAAGCTGAGGCCTTTCATGACTGTCTTATTCCCCTTGCACTGCGGACACACCGGGCTGGGTTGGCCGTTCGACGTGCCGTGGCCTTGACAGGTGGGACAACGACG from Leishmania panamensis strain MHOM/PA/94/PSC-1 chromosome 15 sequence carries:
- a CDS encoding 60S acidic ribosomal protein P2 (TriTrypDB/GeneDB-style sysID: LpmP.15.1120), with protein sequence MSTKYLAAYALASLSKASPSQADVEAICRAVHIDVEKDTLSFVMESVAGRDMAALMAEGAAKMSAMPAAGSGAAAGGAAPAAGAAAPAAAAAKKEEPEEEADDDMGFGLFD
- a CDS encoding 60S acidic ribosomal protein P2 (TriTrypDB/GeneDB-style sysID: LpmP.15.1130) encodes the protein MSTKYLAAYALASLSKASPSQADVEAICRAVHIDVEKDTLSFVMESVAGRDMAALMAEGAAKMSAMPAAGSGAAAGGAAPAAGAAAPAAAAAKKEEPEEEADDDMGFGLFD
- a CDS encoding hypothetical protein (TriTrypDB/GeneDB-style sysID: LpmP.15.1150) translates to MVKETGLYDELGISPDATEQQIRSAYRSKALQYHPDKNNGDLAAAEKFKKVSEAYEILSDADRRKQYDTFGRNGPGGAAGGSGGFPGGFGHGFGPGMDPMDIFSSFFGFAAGGGPGKSQQQRPAKPSFILVELQCSLEELYCGTTKVLLVRRRRRCPTCQGHGTSNGQPSPVCPQCKGNKTVMKGLSFGGLMTYQQCRCDRCQGLGKLPIQFPCARCGPIYDAHQRAQLSGTLPRGVVEEEKKIKVTIAPGAEDSDALNYPGQGDELPGFDAAGDILVVVVQLPHPHYHRLNSTDLLLSNCRLPLWSLFRDAFSIPVELLDGRVVRLAPPLREDNVPHFLFDSHHVFVVENEGMPLKAQTNGGAAADESGDGSGSAAGAAHLKKGKLYVCINVVFPHSLTPAQMDAITKVLGGSGECDRDATAGDADSVVTLQPHHGPAPSWHRVDAEGNAWYKPRTAAAAKRKKPTRAA
- a CDS encoding inositol/phosphatidylinositol phosphatase, putative (TriTrypDB/GeneDB-style sysID: LpmP.15.1140), which gives rise to MYPGLPRAFPNPEWQNVEDIFRQRTAFGFLAPNARASATADPAMAADAWVQREIGYYEVNYTTVEDLSVCVTSFNVGCKKPVLPLTSLVCLTSSGGGTDDAPARPTDLIVVGMQEVDMSATALFKQETEAASPWVAGLNAAIGADSSSSTATSSSGGAGASPYYAFPPKQLVGLLLCVFIRRPLLSAVSEFSMATVATGALGSMGNKGAVGFHLVLHRTSICVITAHLAAGHDNVSKRNEDINTIFRSMDFNAARRAETQMSASPNAPIDESAFLEIYPRDHDIIIVAGDLNYRLRLPYETAVHLANSGQFSELLVHDQLAAEMKNPHTPWLNFINFTPTHMPTYRFDIGTDVYDTSEKRRIPSYTDRICVWSRRKSMESRIRLDRISALMEVRSSDHKPVQALARIPVSVEVPAQKAQIVSSLREKVATIGLAQASSAKISLSMSKVNFQAQCFHNCGTQEVVTVQNNGNCVAVVRVVRQREGDYSEGSWLRVTPQELAILPGESQDVQIETAFHPRCTLWMAAWRPYQGRGSIELSSVLLFCCRNGPVQAVECQCVLSPSVFGNALENIALLQDTPCVEAYAQKADFEEVVRQVRPHVPKELWYLVYVIAQHPREPGLFTRSTNKEVCRHIMELLDTKNAALPVDTDVHCAAECLLAFLKNLREPVVPYAQYTAALAAGRAKGKAPLQFLRQLPTMHANVWLYVLSLLNYLLRPVNNSDNELDAPLLAHIFSAVLIGRPTDAQGAIPARLQQGGGVDQQVRQQLQQESDDALALVEYFLSTPPSMLAGVE